TGGGGATGGCAATCCTGTCCTGCTCATCTTGCTTCTGAGCAGTCCTGATCAGCTGTTCAGCAAAGAGCTGTAGCACTCAGCTGAGCATTAGAGCTCGTGTTTGCTTGGTGCTGCATCAAAGAGCCACAGGGTGATCCTGGAGACCAGGGGCTGCAGAAACCTGCAGTTACTCCAAGGACTGCACTGGATTCTCTGGAGTGGTGATTATTGTTGAGGAGCTAATCCTGCATGACGAGcccaaaatttattttctaaccACATTGTTGTCTTCTTCTCTCAGTTATCATATCTTTTCTTGCCTTTTGGATGTCATGGTATTAAGAAAACCATCCTTTTGTAGAATGATAGGATTCTTTTGGAATATTAAATTACTGTTATTGCCTGTACCCCAGTGTATTATGATGAAAAGCAGTTGCCTCGTTACTGGAATTTTGAATCCTGCAATACACTGCAATTTTGTttcaaagatgtttttctttaacTGCCATTTATTTCCACCTTAATTTTTCCTCTATTGTTGttgtgtaagaaaaaaataattttagtgtgGGATATAAGCCACTGTGTTAGTCAAAGATTGCTTTGACTCTATTCGGCTGAGCTTAAATATTGGAAGATTTTCTTTGTGGCATTTTAAGACATTAAAACGACTCATTAATGCAATACCTCAAAattctggaggggaaaaaaaaaaccctaattttTGAGAGGAGTATCTGTTCTAAGGCTTTTGTTACATTGATGCACAGTTGCCACTCACACCGTAAAATTGTTCTTGTGAAAGGCCTTGCTGTTAATTTTATATGTTTATTCCTACTTGACAGCAAGCAAATTTGTGTCCTTGATTAAAACGCTGTAGAGCATTCAGCCTTTGACTTTAAAAAGGACacccctcctccaaaaaaacccaaacccaccaaaccccaaaacatgaGGGAAGTTGTACAGAGAACCAAGAATTGCTAGtttggaagaaaaggaattttgtttATGAATTAATTTTAGAATGAAAAATCCTCACATGGCTTTATTGTATTATACTCCCTGCATGTTTGGTTTAGGAAGGGTTTTTTAAGTGtggtttttaaaatggaattcaGATGCTTATGCTTATTTATAATGTACATGTAGCTATGTCAAATTGTAAAATCTGATAGTCTTACTCTCTCTGCTTGGATGGGGTTAAGAAGCCCAGGCTGGCAATGTTTATCCATAAGCACTGGTTATTAATGATTATCTGCACCTCAGAGCTGCTTGTAAAtcaacatttcttcctttttccctaGAACTGCCAtgctcagtgctgtgtgatTGCTGCCTTCACGTCTCAGGGTTCCTTGCCTGTGGTTCAGTATTAGTGGTTTTATTATTGGCTTATTTGAGCACTGTTTATAATGTAAGTTGTTTTATAAAcagtgttttattattattactatacAGTAATGTTTCTATCAATCACAAAATAAATTCCTCAATACAGGTAAATCATCTGTGTAACTCAGCTACAAGAGCTCAAAAATTGcttgtatttcaaaataatattctACTAAAGGGtggaaaaaagctttttctaaTAGCGGGTTTTAATAAGAGAGCTGGTCTCTGCATAGCACTGCAGGTGCTAAAATGGTTATTTAACTGCACATAGGCTAGAGCTGAAAAAATTCAGACTTCTCTCTTAATTAAATAAGAAATCTATTTCATTGTGAACTAGTGAAACCATACTTAATTAGAAAGAATTACAGTACTCTGGAGCTGAATGGGAATGGCATTGCCTTTGGTCTTTGAGCATCTTGTCAACCACAATGACTAGTAACAGATGTTTCATGAAACAATACAAGAAACACgtgctttttaataaatatttcttctttgtgaATAGTCAGACATAGTAGCTTGGTTAAATATCCTTCTGTTAGGttcaaaaaccaaaattaacCACTGCTGAGATTTGTTTCTTGCAACAGAATTGTCTCTTACCTGCCTCTCCTTCACAGCAGCAGTTGGTCGTACAAGTTGAGGTTAGTTTTGTTTCCTCTAAATACTTGTAGCAATACCCTCACTGCCTGCAGCAAAGACCATCTGTACAAACCCGTGTTTAAACAGAAACTGGGACTGgttgtttcttcttccttttttttttttttttttttttttttttcacctaaaGATTAATTTAACTAATTTTGCTAATCTTATGGTTTTTGAGAACTGCAAGAGCATTCTGCCGGTGACCACCAGATGGAGTTTCTAAAACAGCTTTGATAAACCAATACCAGAATTCATTTCAAAACgattttttaaaggttttagAGATAAGAAACAGTGCAGAAATTCTACCGATTTAAAGATAAATTTTAGCTTAAATTTGCAAATTTTAGGGGGCTAAAATTAGGCTTTTCAGTTCACTTTGTAATCAGTAATTGTACTGGGTTTGCATGGCAAGGTTTGGATagcagaggcagggaggggCTACAGGGCTGGCttttgtgagaagctgccagaaacTTCTCCATGTCCAACAGATCCCATTCCAGCAGACCCCAAGGTGGACCtgccactggccaaggctgagcccatcagtgCCAGTGGCATCACCTCTGGGATAATGTATttaaggaaaggggaaaaagcgTGCAAGTACTTTTTTGAACTGGATGAAATGGATTCACTTCTGGGTATAAATCTTGCTTTAAAGAATTTTTGATGGaaaggggtttttaaaatatgtttttatactTAATTCATAAATAACTTTGATGAGAATCCTGTGTTTTAAAATCCTTTACTGCCATGATTTGTAATAATATGGAAATTCCGCCTGCTGCAGACTGTGAATATTTTTGACAATCCTTGTGGATATAATTAGAAGTGCCAGTTCTTTAGAAGGAAGGAATATAAGGAAATCACACGGAATTTCAAGGGAATTGAAGGACCTGGTGGGAAGAAAGCAGGATGACAAAGGAGATAATAGatcctctgctctcctggtggaAAAAGAATGTAGTCAGCATATGTAAGAGTGTTTTGATATATAATGGAAAACGTAAGGAATTTAACAGAGGAAACATTTCACACTTCAGATTTGTTGCCATGGCAGTCTGCACAGCTGGGTTTGTACCATTAGCTTGCTTTCACTTGGAAAAATATTGCACAAGATACTCAAGAAATACACAAGATTTTGCTTATTAAGAGACTACATAAATTAATTTAGGAGCAGATGTTTAGGATTCATTAGTGCATTGAGCACTtcacagctgcagaaacaggCAAGAATCAATTCCTCTCTGAGTCCTCAGCAAACAGTGGAACTGAGAGTGGCACTTGAGCAGGTTCTGCTTTTTTTGGGTCTTAGCAGTTCTGTGCTCCTGCAGTGAAGCTCATGAGGTTTCCAGCTTAGACACCGGgctgctttcatttttaataagcAGTGATAAATGGGGCACTACCGATGCACATACCCACAgcacaaaagcattttaattgaATCTTGGTTttaaacaaggggaaaaaaaaggtgttacTTCCTTCTGACGTTCGTGGTGGCAGGGTCATATTTTCTTCACAACCTTGGGGCCTGTTCTCCTGTTATATAGTAGTTTTGTGTGAGCACTCCAAAAGTTGTTGACTTCTGTGATGTCTCTGTATTGACAGATAATGGCAGATCCAGGTGCCATGTCAGCATGGTTAGTACTGGTGTAAACATCTTTACTTTGTTGTACCTGATCAACCCTTTTTACTTGCACTTATGTAGTCCTTCACTCTTCAGAAACCTGTGAGGGCTTGTGAACTTGCAGCTTATTAACTCAGTTCTCACTGAACATCATTCAGTCTGTGTTGTATGTGAGGGGTTTTACTAATCCAGCTGAGAAACAGCCTTTTTGTTGGTTGTGTCCAAAAGCTCTGTGGATTGAAGGATCAGAAAATCATTGCTCTTGTACTTGTTCAGAGATGCTGGCTCTCCTATTAAAGAAAACACTCTTTAAAACACTGCGTGGAAGTAAAGGCATCCTGTCAGATACTAGGCTTTGATTAAATGGTGTAATATTGCAACTTCCACTCTGCCAGTTGtgatattaatttatttctgactGAGACTTAAAACTTAGAAGTGCCTTGGACTGAGGGTTTTTAAAAGAGTTTaccaataataattttaaatagagTTTGCTGTTAATTGCTGTCTTCCTGCACTTTACTGAAAGGCAGCAcatgattaatttttaaagtatagctaagaaaatatttttatatatgtaggGTAAATGAACTGATCCATGGGGAGTAATCTTCTGATTATGTGCAGTAGTTACTGCAATGAATGCATTATGAGGTATCTTAGATTGttaaaagctgtgttttctttgggATGCCAGAGGTGTGGGTTATTTTATTATGTTGTTCTGAGAACCAAGAGAATTTCTGCAGGAAGCTGATTGTGGGCAGCACAAAGGAAAGGAAGCGGTCAGGATGTGGCCGGTGTTTGCATTGATCTCCAGGTGCACTGTTACTCTGCCTCATTAATTGCAGGGTTTTTATGCTGAAAAAAGTCAGGCGGGGTATGTACCTTTTACCTttcattcccagccaacttCATGATGATGAATAATGAGATTTTAATAATGTCAAATTAAGGCCTGGAAATTTGACGTCCAAGTTGTGCAATTTGTTATGTTTTGATTCAGTGAAGCCACATAGGTTTAATTTTGTCTACAAGAGGTTTTtatcaagaaagaaagaaagaaaaaaatcacacattttATTGACCACTTACACTTGAACACTTTTTATTGAGAATGTATTATGAGTCAATACTTCCTTTATGAAGCTTTCCAGAAAGTCCATTTCTGACATGATACTGAAGTCCACATCTCTTCATTGTAATAGAACCAGGAATTTTCTAGTGGCTGATCACCTTCTTTcattaactgaaattaaatctTCAGAGACCAACAAAATTTGATTCTGAAATGTAAACTTTTGAAACTAGGACCTCTACTAAGTTGGTCAACAAGGACCTGTCTTGAGCTAGCTGTGTTAATAACTCAGAAGCAGAGCATGACATTTTTGTTAGTTCATTGATTTAAATTAATTAGAGGTTCAGCAAGAGGGCTTAAGCCATCGATCAATTCAAATGTTAAGTTCAATTTTGTGAGAAAATAACACTGTTAATAATGGCACTTAACTAGTGCTTATTTTCTAGTACACATTATATACACACAGAAGCATACAGTACACCTTCCTGTTCAGAGGTTTACATTTAAATGATAcacttttagaaataatttaatagaCTCTTTGCAGATTCTTTTTACATCAGTAGGCTGATTTTTATCTTGCATATATACAGTACTTTATTCATATCTATTTAGATGTGTAATAGATAAGCCCCTATTTACAGTCAACAGAACCCTTCAGGTATttgaaatggaaaggccctaTTCTCAAGAACTTTGTGTATTTGTCCATAGAAGTAATTTTTGATACCTTGTATTTCCTTAACTATTTTACTCACTTGCTCCTCTACTGTTCTTTACAGAAATATTGCAAAGCTCTCTCTTTTTGGGATACTGTTTTTTGAGAGATGCCAGGTGAGGGTACTGCAGTTAAGTTCAGAATTTCCTTAGGAGACCAGCAGCCAGACAGATCCACAGCACAGTTTCTTTGAGGCAACTCATACATCAAATTAACTGGTCAAAGAGGTTGAGTGGATAGCAGTCTTGGTCGTTAAATTATCCAAGCTGTTGTATCTATGATTGCCATCACATTTAGTGATTATCGAGGATATAGACAAACATCCGTAGCTCTGTTGCAGTAAAAAAGATTAGGAAAAAATCAGACTGGATACCCCCCGGGTAAATTCcataaaaatctgtctttttacATCTCTTAAATAGCAGCTGCTATTTTACTATTTAAATTTGTTCGTAATGTCAAGTCACCAAATAAGATTTAGGCGATCATAAAGGAGTCAGTGTGATGAAGTAAACGTGAGTACTGAATGGTACCAGGTGTGCAAGAcaagcagggatgggagagaaATGAAAGTTAAATAAATTGTGCAGAGAAGTGAAAAACAATGAAGATAAATGATACCAGAGCTGTGATCTGAAACTGAGAATTTAACTGAGagagaaaggaacagaaataaagGCAACAGTTCTTTTAGAGACAGAAAAGAAGATGTCTtaagagaaggagaaaatggaAGTAAGGAAGCAACATAGAAGCTGAAATTGCACTTAAGAGTTGCCTGCTCAGCTGCAATGTTCTGGTGATGTCCCAGTTCTAAAGCCTCTATTCACACCAGATAAGCCAGTTCCTCCCTGCTGGAACTCCTCCTGCATAATGGCACAGAATTTCTTTTAACAGATTTTACGTGACAGTTTTAATGTGGTGCATCAACAAACCTAATTTTCCTCAGATGGGAAGAAGGAGTCTGTTTGCTTGACAGCTGTAAAGAAAGATTTTGTTCCTAAGCACTTCTGTGTGGAAGCGAGCTTGAATGCTCAAGATGTGTAGAAATTCATAGAAAATCTCTCAAGGTGGGCAAAACCAAGAAAGCAGCCAGTATGATGTGTATCAGCAAAGAAGCACTGTAAATGAGTGTGTGAGTTGGATGCAGCAATAAGGAACAGCTTCAGTCCTTATCAGGGTTTTCATCAACAGGCTAAAACAAACCACCACAGAAGTACATTATTTACTCTGTAGGCTTCAAAGGTTAAAAATACTCagtaaaatatgaaaatctctttaaaattaAGTATTAATGGAAAGTCTTCCACCACGATGTTGATAACTTAGAGATGCTTGTATATAAGGAAGATAAGCAAATATGACTATGGGAAGAAACTGCTTGATGGGAAAAGATCTGTTCCTCACCTGCTTTTCACATAGAACTTTGTGTCTCTGCTGACAGACTAGGGCCTGTTATCAGACAAGATTGTGCTCTAAACAATGGGAAAGGTTCAGTTCTGGTCTTGCTCATGTTCTTTTTCTACACCAGAAGGTtgaaaaagtcacattttttgGATGTCATGTGGAATCTGAGTTGTGCTGTGACAGATTAAGCAATAAAATGATGCTTTAGCATGTATCAAGTGACAAAAGTGTTCTTGTGGCCCCACAGCAGTGGGAGAGTATCAGCTCCACCTGTACCCccttcctgtcccctcctgtcattAATGCAACAACAGCACGAGAACAGGTAGTTTTTGGGTCAGTGCTTTGCAGTTTGTTGTTTTAACTGTTTATGTGCTTCCTGCAGCATGTTTGTGTTTCTCATCTATTTCATATAATCAGTAAAATTTGGTGATCTGGATTGGATTTCTTCATCCCTACTGTGAAACTAGACTTTACTATCCAAGAATCCCAATGGAAGGCTTTTTTGAGAGGTcagcagagctgttgctgaCTGGGATTCCTTTGTTGAGGAATTTTACATGATTTCCAAACCTCCAGTGATGTCATAAAGAgagtttaatttatttgttgCAAACATATCccttgaaaatacaaaatgttaattataaacatatttattttttaagataatTGCTCTTGTTACATGAACATATGTGGACCATAACACTTAGCCAGACAATCTTCACTAGTTAAATTCTGATTTAACTTTGTAAACCACTGTGTCCTTCATTTTAGTATGTGGAACAAACATCTCTAAGTTCCATCAGAATTagttaataaatatttctgaattccTGAAATGTTTTAGGATACAAACAAAGCActggaaaattaaaacacatttttgttatttgtggtagctaaaagaaaaatcagtttacCATAAACGTTACAGCAGGTTAGTTTGtaggagaaaattatttctgaaaaactaAATTAGGCTTCATTTAGAGGGGATTCAGTgatggagaaagaaattaaataatttaatttataattaacaTTTACTATTTGGACATGTATAATTGAGTAGTATGATCTTCAGTAAAGATCATCTATATAATCTTCATTGAAATATGCTATTTACTTCATCAGGGATAGCACTATCACTTCTTTGTACAGAAAACAAGGTAATACCTTTTTCTATACAAGGTACAAGGTACAAGGTGCTGTGTCTTCAGTCAAGACTTCAATGAACTGCCTAGCGATTTCTTCAGACAGGAAGATCAGAGCCATGAAAACAGAGTTTATCCTTTGTCACCAGTTCAGTGCACTGAAGGTATCTGATGTCACAGGTAATGCAGCAACATAGGCCAGAGCCTCACACCACTTCAGCAAACAACTACTGGGAAATTAAGACTGTTGCATTCAGCTGCAAGGGAAGCTCCTTCCAGCCTCTTGGCTGGGACTCTGAAATGTCTCTGAGTGCCAATACAGCAGTGTCACAGTCCCAGCACTGagcacccagtgctgcaggcacagagcaccagGGGTTGTGTCACACCTATGTCATGACCTGCTGTACAACTGTGCGCTCGTGAGAACACCCTTGGTTCCCACAGTGTATCTTTTTAAGCAAACGTCGCAATTTGTTGGGGAAGTTTTTGTTAATGTATCTGTAGAGCAGAGGCATGACAAAGCTGCTGGAGAAAGCCAGGAATTTTGACAAAATCGTGGCAAAGTGTAATATTTGAATGGAATTTACATCTGGAATTCTTCCTCGTAGGTTAGTAAATGTGCTTACCAAGAGAATAACATAATAAGGTGTCCACAGGGTGAACTGTGTGCAGACTGTGGCAATCAGAAGCCTGTGCACTGATGGATCCAAGCGCCCAGAGTCCTGATCCAGTGGCGTGGCCTCCTTGCGTATGCGCAGGATCAGCGTCAGCGCGTAGAGAACAGCGACGGCGGGTACGACGTACCCAATGAACACCATGATGGCATCTGCTGCTTCCTGGTTCTGCATCTTGGAACACTCGATTATTTTGGTGGACACGTGGTTGCAGACGTAGAACAGGAGAGATGAAAAGCTTGTGAGCATGGCACCGCCCCAGATGAACCCGCAGACGTGTTTGGTGTTGTAC
The Cinclus cinclus chromosome 16, bCinCin1.1, whole genome shotgun sequence DNA segment above includes these coding regions:
- the GPR146 gene encoding probable G-protein coupled receptor 146, whose amino-acid sequence is MWSCEALINSTENSEDQHLCHDFDLVLSIFSLLYLIICFPIGLCYNGLLVLVNLYNKATMTMPDVYFVNIAIAGLIINTLAPMYLLGLANTKWAIWNSNNEVYITFLILFNISSLVTMYSTTLLSLDYYIERALPRTYMSSVYNTKHVCGFIWGGAMLTSFSSLLFYVCNHVSTKIIECSKMQNQEAADAIMVFIGYVVPAVAVLYALTLILRIRKEATPLDQDSGRLDPSVHRLLIATVCTQFTLWTPYYVILLVSTFTNLRGRIPDVNSIQILHFATILSKFLAFSSSFVMPLLYRYINKNFPNKLRRLLKKIHCGNQGCSHERTVVQQVMT